The following proteins come from a genomic window of Lolium rigidum isolate FL_2022 chromosome 5, APGP_CSIRO_Lrig_0.1, whole genome shotgun sequence:
- the LOC124658107 gene encoding peroxidase 2-like, with protein sequence MATISCLSPATRWSLLLTVAALVLVLSHGVHAHGGYRAGLSSSFYDSSCPSTRDIVRRVIQDARVTDARIPASLIRLHFHDCFANGCDGSLLLDDDISLGIVSEKKAPGNYKSARGFNVVDNIKRSLEKACPGIVSCADILTLAAEISVELAGGPSWSVPLGRRDGTKTNIDSANDLPSPFDPLDILQEKFKNMGLNDIDLVALQGAHTFGRTQCQFTQRNCTARQDEGTLVNLDAVTPDVFDNKYYGNLLRGRAPLSSDQVMLSDPVAATTTAPIVRRFSDNQKDFFRNFAASMIKMGNISPLTGRDGEIRKNCRRVNKKYY encoded by the exons ATGGCCACTATCTCTTGCTTGTCGCCGGCTACTCGTTGGAGCCTCCTGCTCACGGTAGCTGCACTAGTCCTAGTGCTGAGCCACGGGGTCCATGCTCATGGTGGTTACCGTGCCGGGTTGAGCTCGTCATTCTACGACAGCTCATGCCCTAGTACACGAGACATTGTCCGGCGCGTCATCCAGGACGCCCGTGTCACCGACGCGCGCATCCCGGCCAGCCTCATCCGCCTTCACTTCCACGATTGCTTCGCCAAC GGTTGTGACGGCTCGCTTCTACTCGATGACGACATCTCCTTGGGGATAGTGAGCGAGAAGAAAGCCCCTGGGAATTACAAGTCAGCGCGTGGATTCAACGTGGTCGACAACATCAAGCGCTCATTGGAGAAAGCTTGCCCTGGCATCGTCTCATGTGCCGACATCCTCACCCTAGCCGCTGAAATCTCTGTCGAACTGGCGGGAGGGCCTTCATGGAGCGTTCCTCTAGGGCGCCGCGATGGCACGAAGACCAACATCGATAGCGCCAACGATTTGCCGAGTCCTTTTGACCCTCTGGATATCCTTCAAGAGAAGTTCAAGAACATGGGTCTCAACGACATTGACCTTGTTGCCCTTCAAGGAGCTCACACCTTTGGGCGGACGCAGTGTCAATTCACACAGCGGAACTGCACGGCTAGGCAGGATGAGGGGACACTAGTGAACCTTGATGCGGTCACTCCCGACGTATTTGACAACAAGTACTATGGAAACCTCCTTCGTGGGCGTGCCCCACTCTCGTCTGACCAGGTTATGCTGTCCGACCCCGTCGCGGCGACAACTACTGCGCCAATTGTTCGCAGGTTCTCCGATAATCAGAAGGACTTCTTTAGAAACTTTGCAGCCTCCATGATCAAAATGGGAAATATAAGTCCATTAACGGGAAGAGatggagagattagaaagaactgtcGCCGGGTGAATAAGAAGTACTATTGA